A region of Triplophysa dalaica isolate WHDGS20190420 chromosome 18, ASM1584641v1, whole genome shotgun sequence DNA encodes the following proteins:
- the tcf15 gene encoding transcription factor 15, with translation MAFALLRPLATHLAYPDVAMMSEDDENRSESDGSSEQSYGCCPSAEKLRRMSRNTTVSGVVIVKQRNAANARERDRTQSVNSAFTALRTLIPTEPVDRKLSKIETLRLASSYISHLANVLLIGDGGEEAQPCVGAVYSAQPECGGKQPRTICTFCLSSQRKGVKDGMDCVRIRGITALRVTRR, from the exons ATGGCATTCGCCTTGCTCCGGCCGTTGGCGACTCATCTGGCGTATCCGGACGTTGCCATGATGTCCGAAGATGATGAAAACCGCAGTGAAAGCGACGGCAGCTCGGAGCAAAGTTACGGCTGCTGTCCCAGCGCGGAGAAACTGCGGCGAATGTCCCGCAACACCACCGTGAGCGGTGTGGTGATTGTAAAACAGCGAAACGCTGCAAACGCGCGGGAGCGGGACAGAACGCAGAGCGTCAACTCGGCTTTCACAGCATTACGGACTCTAATTCCCACCGAGCCGGTGGACAGAAAGCTGTCAAAGATTGAGACTTTGCGCTTAGCTTCCAGTTATATCTCTCACCTGGCCAATGTACTCCTGATAGGGGATGGAGGAGAAGAAGCGCAACCGTGCGTGGGTGCGGTGTACAGCGCGCAACCGGAGTGCGGAGGAAAACAGCCACGCACTATCTGTACTTTCTGCCTCAGCAGCCAACGAAAAGGG GTGAAGGATGGAATGGACTGTGTCCGGATCCGGGGCATCACTGCACTCCGCGTCACGCGCCGGTAG